One part of the Lycium ferocissimum isolate CSIRO_LF1 chromosome 8, AGI_CSIRO_Lferr_CH_V1, whole genome shotgun sequence genome encodes these proteins:
- the LOC132067267 gene encoding protein PHOSPHATE STARVATION RESPONSE 3-like isoform X3, with the protein MTHSSKLENSQLPGSGGDDSLYGILSKHLKSRTSEFSASESSTTYGDNFADRMTKCPQELEMYDSASTSNRYNPLKKYDLVDENFKSRDTLQSLVQSSFACRHKPECCQMAFMSSRKHLLQNKSATKISWRDNQVGKDSFSSQLIKPCFECQVEKKPHQSPTNESICVSSSNVTLETSKKRRITWTDDLHKQFSECVYQLGGAKKATPKAILKLMNCDGLTISNIKSHLQKYRVTCDVTISPKDADKNEGSHRTSSLPAHAPTTYPQIWEALKLQISVQQTLQEQLEIQRSLQLRIEEQAKQLREMLNRQAESKKNPQHST; encoded by the exons ATGACACATAGCAGCAAATTAGAGAAT TCTCAATTACCAGGCTCGGGTGGTGATGATTCTCTCTATGGGATTCTCTCTAAACATCTAAAATCAAGAACCTCTGAATTTTCTGCATCTGAGAGCTCCACAACTTATGGTGACAATTTTGCTGATAGAATGACAAAGTGCCCACAAGAGTTAGAGATGTATGATTCAGCCAGTACATCAAATAGATATAATCCTCTGAAGAAGTATGATTTGGTTGATGAGAATTTTAAATCAAGAGATACCTTGCAATCATTGGTGCAATCTTCTTTTGCTTGTAGACACAAACCTGAATGTTGCCAAATGGCCTTCATGTCTTCGAGAAAACATTTGCTTCAGAACAAGTCAGCCACAAAAATCTCATGGAGAGACAATCAA GTGGGCAAGGATTCATTCAGCTCTCAACTTATAAAACCATGTTTCGAGTGCCAAGTAGAGAAGAAACCTCATCAATCTCCTACTAACGAAAGTATCTGCGTTTCATCGAGCAATGTCACTCTAGAAACATCAAAAAAGAGGCGGATTACGTGGACCGATGATCTTCATAAGCAATTTTCTGAATGTGTATATCAACTTGGAGGAGCCAAAA AGGCAACACCAAAGGCAATTCTTAAGCTAATGAATTGTGATGGACTGAccatttcaaatattaaaagtcACTTGCAG AAATATCGTGTTACCTGCGATGTAACGATATCCCCAAAAG ATGCAGATAAAAATGAAGGATCACATCGTACAAGTTCACTGCCAGCGCATGCTCCAACAAC GTATCCGCAAATATGGGAGGCTTTGAAGCTGCAAATAAGTGTCCAGCAGACCCTACAGGAACAACTCGAG ATTCAAAGAAGCTTACAATTGCGGATTGAAGAACAAGCAAAGCAGCTCAGGGAAATGTTAAATCGCCAAGCAGAAAGTAAAAAGAATCCCCAACATAGCACTTAA
- the LOC132067267 gene encoding protein PHOSPHATE STARVATION RESPONSE 3-like isoform X1, whose amino-acid sequence MTHSSKLENVNSLICYRRSFNLSQLPGSGGDDSLYGILSKHLKSRTSEFSASESSTTYGDNFADRMTKCPQELEMYDSASTSNRYNPLKKYDLVDENFKSRDTLQSLVQSSFACRHKPECCQMAFMSSRKHLLQNKSATKISWRDNQVGKDSFSSQLIKPCFECQVEKKPHQSPTNESICVSSSNVTLETSKKRRITWTDDLHKQFSECVYQLGGAKKATPKAILKLMNCDGLTISNIKSHLQKYRVTCDVTISPKDADKNEGSHRTSSLPAHAPTTYPQIWEALKLQISVQQTLQEQLEIQRSLQLRIEEQAKQLREMLNRQAESKKNPQHST is encoded by the exons ATGACACATAGCAGCAAATTAGAGAATGTTAACTCTTTAATTTGTTATCGTCGTTCGTTTAATCTG TCTCAATTACCAGGCTCGGGTGGTGATGATTCTCTCTATGGGATTCTCTCTAAACATCTAAAATCAAGAACCTCTGAATTTTCTGCATCTGAGAGCTCCACAACTTATGGTGACAATTTTGCTGATAGAATGACAAAGTGCCCACAAGAGTTAGAGATGTATGATTCAGCCAGTACATCAAATAGATATAATCCTCTGAAGAAGTATGATTTGGTTGATGAGAATTTTAAATCAAGAGATACCTTGCAATCATTGGTGCAATCTTCTTTTGCTTGTAGACACAAACCTGAATGTTGCCAAATGGCCTTCATGTCTTCGAGAAAACATTTGCTTCAGAACAAGTCAGCCACAAAAATCTCATGGAGAGACAATCAA GTGGGCAAGGATTCATTCAGCTCTCAACTTATAAAACCATGTTTCGAGTGCCAAGTAGAGAAGAAACCTCATCAATCTCCTACTAACGAAAGTATCTGCGTTTCATCGAGCAATGTCACTCTAGAAACATCAAAAAAGAGGCGGATTACGTGGACCGATGATCTTCATAAGCAATTTTCTGAATGTGTATATCAACTTGGAGGAGCCAAAA AGGCAACACCAAAGGCAATTCTTAAGCTAATGAATTGTGATGGACTGAccatttcaaatattaaaagtcACTTGCAG AAATATCGTGTTACCTGCGATGTAACGATATCCCCAAAAG ATGCAGATAAAAATGAAGGATCACATCGTACAAGTTCACTGCCAGCGCATGCTCCAACAAC GTATCCGCAAATATGGGAGGCTTTGAAGCTGCAAATAAGTGTCCAGCAGACCCTACAGGAACAACTCGAG ATTCAAAGAAGCTTACAATTGCGGATTGAAGAACAAGCAAAGCAGCTCAGGGAAATGTTAAATCGCCAAGCAGAAAGTAAAAAGAATCCCCAACATAGCACTTAA
- the LOC132067267 gene encoding myb family transcription factor PHL5-like isoform X5, with amino-acid sequence MTHSSKLENVNSLICYRRSFNLSQLPGSGGDDSLYGILSKHLKSRTSEFSASESSTTYGDNFADRMTKCPQELEIHKPECCQMAFMSSRKHLLQNKSATKISWRDNQVGKDSFSSQLIKPCFECQVEKKPHQSPTNESICVSSSNVTLETSKKRRITWTDDLHKQFSECVYQLGGAKKATPKAILKLMNCDGLTISNIKSHLQKYRVTCDVTISPKDADKNEGSHRTSSLPAHAPTTYPQIWEALKLQISVQQTLQEQLEIQRSLQLRIEEQAKQLREMLNRQAESKKNPQHST; translated from the exons ATGACACATAGCAGCAAATTAGAGAATGTTAACTCTTTAATTTGTTATCGTCGTTCGTTTAATCTG TCTCAATTACCAGGCTCGGGTGGTGATGATTCTCTCTATGGGATTCTCTCTAAACATCTAAAATCAAGAACCTCTGAATTTTCTGCATCTGAGAGCTCCACAACTTATGGTGACAATTTTGCTGATAGAATGACAAAGTGCCCACAAGAGTTAGAGAT ACACAAACCTGAATGTTGCCAAATGGCCTTCATGTCTTCGAGAAAACATTTGCTTCAGAACAAGTCAGCCACAAAAATCTCATGGAGAGACAATCAA GTGGGCAAGGATTCATTCAGCTCTCAACTTATAAAACCATGTTTCGAGTGCCAAGTAGAGAAGAAACCTCATCAATCTCCTACTAACGAAAGTATCTGCGTTTCATCGAGCAATGTCACTCTAGAAACATCAAAAAAGAGGCGGATTACGTGGACCGATGATCTTCATAAGCAATTTTCTGAATGTGTATATCAACTTGGAGGAGCCAAAA AGGCAACACCAAAGGCAATTCTTAAGCTAATGAATTGTGATGGACTGAccatttcaaatattaaaagtcACTTGCAG AAATATCGTGTTACCTGCGATGTAACGATATCCCCAAAAG ATGCAGATAAAAATGAAGGATCACATCGTACAAGTTCACTGCCAGCGCATGCTCCAACAAC GTATCCGCAAATATGGGAGGCTTTGAAGCTGCAAATAAGTGTCCAGCAGACCCTACAGGAACAACTCGAG ATTCAAAGAAGCTTACAATTGCGGATTGAAGAACAAGCAAAGCAGCTCAGGGAAATGTTAAATCGCCAAGCAGAAAGTAAAAAGAATCCCCAACATAGCACTTAA
- the LOC132067267 gene encoding protein PHOSPHATE STARVATION RESPONSE 3-like isoform X4 yields the protein MSQLPGSGGDDSLYGILSKHLKSRTSEFSASESSTTYGDNFADRMTKCPQELEMYDSASTSNRYNPLKKYDLVDENFKSRDTLQSLVQSSFACRHKPECCQMAFMSSRKHLLQNKSATKISWRDNQVGKDSFSSQLIKPCFECQVEKKPHQSPTNESICVSSSNVTLETSKKRRITWTDDLHKQFSECVYQLGGAKKATPKAILKLMNCDGLTISNIKSHLQKYRVTCDVTISPKDADKNEGSHRTSSLPAHAPTTYPQIWEALKLQISVQQTLQEQLEIQRSLQLRIEEQAKQLREMLNRQAESKKNPQHST from the exons ATG TCTCAATTACCAGGCTCGGGTGGTGATGATTCTCTCTATGGGATTCTCTCTAAACATCTAAAATCAAGAACCTCTGAATTTTCTGCATCTGAGAGCTCCACAACTTATGGTGACAATTTTGCTGATAGAATGACAAAGTGCCCACAAGAGTTAGAGATGTATGATTCAGCCAGTACATCAAATAGATATAATCCTCTGAAGAAGTATGATTTGGTTGATGAGAATTTTAAATCAAGAGATACCTTGCAATCATTGGTGCAATCTTCTTTTGCTTGTAGACACAAACCTGAATGTTGCCAAATGGCCTTCATGTCTTCGAGAAAACATTTGCTTCAGAACAAGTCAGCCACAAAAATCTCATGGAGAGACAATCAA GTGGGCAAGGATTCATTCAGCTCTCAACTTATAAAACCATGTTTCGAGTGCCAAGTAGAGAAGAAACCTCATCAATCTCCTACTAACGAAAGTATCTGCGTTTCATCGAGCAATGTCACTCTAGAAACATCAAAAAAGAGGCGGATTACGTGGACCGATGATCTTCATAAGCAATTTTCTGAATGTGTATATCAACTTGGAGGAGCCAAAA AGGCAACACCAAAGGCAATTCTTAAGCTAATGAATTGTGATGGACTGAccatttcaaatattaaaagtcACTTGCAG AAATATCGTGTTACCTGCGATGTAACGATATCCCCAAAAG ATGCAGATAAAAATGAAGGATCACATCGTACAAGTTCACTGCCAGCGCATGCTCCAACAAC GTATCCGCAAATATGGGAGGCTTTGAAGCTGCAAATAAGTGTCCAGCAGACCCTACAGGAACAACTCGAG ATTCAAAGAAGCTTACAATTGCGGATTGAAGAACAAGCAAAGCAGCTCAGGGAAATGTTAAATCGCCAAGCAGAAAGTAAAAAGAATCCCCAACATAGCACTTAA
- the LOC132067267 gene encoding protein PHOSPHATE STARVATION RESPONSE 3-like isoform X2, with protein MTHSSKLENVNSLICYRRSFNLSQLPGSGGDDSLYGILSKHLKSRTSEFSASESSTTYGDNFADRMTKCPQELEMYDSASTSNRYNPLKKYDLVDENFKSRDTLQSLVQSSFACRHKPECCQMAFMSSRKHLLQNKSATKISWRDNQVGKDSFSSQLIKPCFECQVEKKPHQSPTNESICVSSSNVTLETSKKRRITWTDDLHKQFSECVYQLGGAKKATPKAILKLMNCDGLTISNIKSHLQKYRVTCDVTISPKDKNEGSHRTSSLPAHAPTTYPQIWEALKLQISVQQTLQEQLEIQRSLQLRIEEQAKQLREMLNRQAESKKNPQHST; from the exons ATGACACATAGCAGCAAATTAGAGAATGTTAACTCTTTAATTTGTTATCGTCGTTCGTTTAATCTG TCTCAATTACCAGGCTCGGGTGGTGATGATTCTCTCTATGGGATTCTCTCTAAACATCTAAAATCAAGAACCTCTGAATTTTCTGCATCTGAGAGCTCCACAACTTATGGTGACAATTTTGCTGATAGAATGACAAAGTGCCCACAAGAGTTAGAGATGTATGATTCAGCCAGTACATCAAATAGATATAATCCTCTGAAGAAGTATGATTTGGTTGATGAGAATTTTAAATCAAGAGATACCTTGCAATCATTGGTGCAATCTTCTTTTGCTTGTAGACACAAACCTGAATGTTGCCAAATGGCCTTCATGTCTTCGAGAAAACATTTGCTTCAGAACAAGTCAGCCACAAAAATCTCATGGAGAGACAATCAA GTGGGCAAGGATTCATTCAGCTCTCAACTTATAAAACCATGTTTCGAGTGCCAAGTAGAGAAGAAACCTCATCAATCTCCTACTAACGAAAGTATCTGCGTTTCATCGAGCAATGTCACTCTAGAAACATCAAAAAAGAGGCGGATTACGTGGACCGATGATCTTCATAAGCAATTTTCTGAATGTGTATATCAACTTGGAGGAGCCAAAA AGGCAACACCAAAGGCAATTCTTAAGCTAATGAATTGTGATGGACTGAccatttcaaatattaaaagtcACTTGCAG AAATATCGTGTTACCTGCGATGTAACGATATCCCCAAAAG ATAAAAATGAAGGATCACATCGTACAAGTTCACTGCCAGCGCATGCTCCAACAAC GTATCCGCAAATATGGGAGGCTTTGAAGCTGCAAATAAGTGTCCAGCAGACCCTACAGGAACAACTCGAG ATTCAAAGAAGCTTACAATTGCGGATTGAAGAACAAGCAAAGCAGCTCAGGGAAATGTTAAATCGCCAAGCAGAAAGTAAAAAGAATCCCCAACATAGCACTTAA
- the LOC132067267 gene encoding myb family transcription factor PHL5-like isoform X6, protein MTKCPQELEMYDSASTSNRYNPLKKYDLVDENFKSRDTLQSLVQSSFACRHKPECCQMAFMSSRKHLLQNKSATKISWRDNQVGKDSFSSQLIKPCFECQVEKKPHQSPTNESICVSSSNVTLETSKKRRITWTDDLHKQFSECVYQLGGAKKATPKAILKLMNCDGLTISNIKSHLQKYRVTCDVTISPKDADKNEGSHRTSSLPAHAPTTYPQIWEALKLQISVQQTLQEQLEIQRSLQLRIEEQAKQLREMLNRQAESKKNPQHST, encoded by the exons ATGACAAAGTGCCCACAAGAGTTAGAGATGTATGATTCAGCCAGTACATCAAATAGATATAATCCTCTGAAGAAGTATGATTTGGTTGATGAGAATTTTAAATCAAGAGATACCTTGCAATCATTGGTGCAATCTTCTTTTGCTTGTAGACACAAACCTGAATGTTGCCAAATGGCCTTCATGTCTTCGAGAAAACATTTGCTTCAGAACAAGTCAGCCACAAAAATCTCATGGAGAGACAATCAA GTGGGCAAGGATTCATTCAGCTCTCAACTTATAAAACCATGTTTCGAGTGCCAAGTAGAGAAGAAACCTCATCAATCTCCTACTAACGAAAGTATCTGCGTTTCATCGAGCAATGTCACTCTAGAAACATCAAAAAAGAGGCGGATTACGTGGACCGATGATCTTCATAAGCAATTTTCTGAATGTGTATATCAACTTGGAGGAGCCAAAA AGGCAACACCAAAGGCAATTCTTAAGCTAATGAATTGTGATGGACTGAccatttcaaatattaaaagtcACTTGCAG AAATATCGTGTTACCTGCGATGTAACGATATCCCCAAAAG ATGCAGATAAAAATGAAGGATCACATCGTACAAGTTCACTGCCAGCGCATGCTCCAACAAC GTATCCGCAAATATGGGAGGCTTTGAAGCTGCAAATAAGTGTCCAGCAGACCCTACAGGAACAACTCGAG ATTCAAAGAAGCTTACAATTGCGGATTGAAGAACAAGCAAAGCAGCTCAGGGAAATGTTAAATCGCCAAGCAGAAAGTAAAAAGAATCCCCAACATAGCACTTAA